One window of Botrimarina mediterranea genomic DNA carries:
- a CDS encoding 3-hydroxyacyl-ACP dehydratase FabZ family protein has product MSKEQILAAIPHRDPFLLIDEVTEQGEARIVCRKTFSGDEFWYRGHYPDFPITPGVILCEASMQAGAVLLSGLVTDAAGKVPVATRANNVQFRDMVRPGDTVEIEVELTERLADAFFMKAKVTNVTRGKLACRFDFACTLTARQ; this is encoded by the coding sequence ATGTCCAAAGAACAAATCCTCGCCGCCATCCCGCACCGCGACCCCTTCCTGCTGATCGACGAGGTCACGGAGCAGGGCGAGGCGCGGATCGTGTGTCGCAAGACGTTTAGCGGCGATGAGTTCTGGTACCGCGGGCACTACCCCGACTTCCCGATCACGCCCGGCGTCATTCTCTGCGAAGCGAGCATGCAGGCCGGCGCCGTGCTGCTGTCGGGCTTGGTGACCGATGCGGCGGGCAAGGTTCCCGTCGCCACGCGGGCCAACAACGTGCAGTTCCGCGACATGGTCCGCCCCGGCGATACGGTCGAGATCGAGGTCGAGCTGACCGAACGCCTCGCCGACGCGTTCTTCATGAAGGCGAAGGTGACGAACGTGACCCGTGGCAAGTTGGCGTGTCGGTTCGACTTTGCGTGTACGCTGACCGCTCGCCAGTAA
- a CDS encoding 3-keto-disaccharide hydrolase: MRRLAVFAALIAGSCLSSLAMAEDMPEGFVSIFPAASLAGWVGGTTIDPSTITPEQQAKWDGELHDHWRVEGDDLVSDGHSPHLVTARKYGDFELLVDWNLAPNGDSGVYLRDTPQVQLWDPWNEAAHKHGAQKGSGALWNNNGPGKWPLEPADKPTGEWNTMAVRMVGPYVRVVLNDKLVVDDAPLENYFDRAAPVFDEGRIHLQTHGSETRFRRLLVREIEPTEAESLIAEIESRPKSD; this comes from the coding sequence ATGAGAAGGCTTGCGGTTTTTGCGGCGTTAATCGCCGGCTCGTGCCTATCGTCGCTGGCGATGGCGGAGGACATGCCGGAAGGCTTCGTGTCGATCTTTCCCGCGGCGAGCCTCGCGGGCTGGGTCGGGGGGACGACGATCGACCCGTCGACGATCACGCCCGAGCAGCAGGCGAAGTGGGACGGCGAGCTCCACGACCACTGGCGCGTCGAGGGGGACGATCTGGTGAGCGACGGCCACAGCCCGCACCTCGTGACGGCGCGGAAGTACGGCGACTTCGAGCTGCTGGTCGATTGGAACCTCGCGCCCAACGGCGACAGCGGCGTCTACCTCCGCGACACGCCGCAGGTGCAGCTCTGGGACCCCTGGAATGAAGCGGCCCACAAGCACGGCGCCCAGAAGGGCTCCGGCGCCCTTTGGAACAACAACGGCCCAGGGAAGTGGCCCCTCGAGCCGGCGGACAAGCCGACCGGCGAGTGGAACACGATGGCGGTGCGGATGGTCGGCCCTTACGTACGGGTCGTGCTCAATGACAAGCTCGTCGTCGACGACGCGCCGCTCGAAAACTACTTCGACCGCGCCGCGCCGGTCTTCGACGAAGGCCGGATCCACCTCCAAACGCACGGCAGCGAAACCCGCTTCCGCCGCCTGCTAGTGCGCGAGATCGAGCCCACCGAGGCCGAGTCGCTCATCGCAGAGATCGAGTCTCGCCCCAAGTCAGACTAA
- a CDS encoding DUF433 domain-containing protein codes for MSTVVNVDPEILGGTPVFKGTRVPIVSLFDHLRGGYSIEYFLEDFPTVSREQVDTLLKEAQSMALSGAPAV; via the coding sequence ATGAGCACCGTCGTCAACGTCGATCCGGAAATTCTCGGCGGCACCCCGGTCTTTAAGGGGACGCGGGTGCCGATCGTGTCGTTGTTTGACCACCTGAGGGGTGGGTACTCCATCGAGTACTTCCTAGAAGATTTCCCCACAGTCTCGCGGGAGCAGGTAGATACGCTGCTCAAAGAGGCGCAGTCGATGGCCCTTTCCGGGGCCCCGGCGGTATGA
- a CDS encoding phytoene desaturase family protein: MPKDFLAGAQDHYDVVVIGAGLAGLTSANILARQGRSVLLLEQHYKLGGLATWFKRPGHHIFDISLHGFPVGMVKSCRRYWSQEIADSIVQLTGIRFENPMFSLQTDFTRADFSKKLVENFRVPQATVDAFFDTARGMNFYDDQTTTARELFDKFFPGREDVIRLLMEPITYANGSTLEDPAISYGIVFSNFMSKGVFTFEGGTDKLITSMEAELRKSGVDIRINADCEQVHVEGDKVVGVTVNGRRIKCDAVVSNSNLKATIFKLVGEDKFSDSFVDEARAVRVNNSSTQVYIALKPDDPLEESTGDLLFTSTAPTFNTEQLLSRDITSRTYSMYYPGTRPEGRPQKLIVSSTNARWEDWAGLSEEEYQASKRDLCETTLDALDKYVPDVRSRAVHVEASTPRTFNHYTHHLNGASFGTKFEGLAVSRALPQQIGGLYHAGSVGIIMSGWLGAMNYGVIVANEVDNHLMTNSSHSTAGAEATVAADMAAG, translated from the coding sequence ATGCCCAAAGACTTCCTCGCCGGCGCCCAGGACCACTACGACGTCGTCGTCATCGGCGCCGGGCTGGCCGGGCTCACCTCGGCCAACATCCTCGCCCGGCAGGGGCGTTCGGTCCTGCTGCTGGAGCAGCACTACAAGCTCGGCGGCCTCGCCACGTGGTTCAAGCGGCCCGGCCACCACATCTTCGACATCTCGCTGCACGGCTTCCCCGTCGGCATGGTGAAGAGCTGCCGGCGGTACTGGTCGCAGGAGATCGCCGACTCGATCGTCCAGCTCACCGGCATCCGCTTCGAGAACCCGATGTTCTCGCTGCAAACCGACTTCACCCGCGCTGACTTCTCGAAGAAGCTCGTCGAGAACTTCCGCGTGCCGCAGGCGACCGTCGATGCGTTCTTCGACACGGCCCGCGGGATGAACTTTTACGATGACCAGACGACGACGGCGCGCGAGCTGTTCGACAAGTTCTTCCCCGGCCGTGAGGACGTGATTCGGCTGCTCATGGAGCCGATCACCTACGCGAACGGTTCGACGCTCGAAGACCCGGCGATCAGCTACGGCATCGTCTTCAGCAACTTCATGTCGAAGGGCGTCTTCACGTTCGAAGGGGGGACCGACAAGCTCATCACGTCGATGGAGGCCGAGCTGCGGAAGAGCGGCGTCGATATCCGTATCAACGCCGACTGCGAGCAGGTGCATGTGGAAGGCGATAAGGTCGTCGGCGTCACCGTCAACGGGCGCCGCATCAAGTGCGACGCGGTCGTCAGCAACTCGAACCTCAAGGCGACGATCTTCAAGCTCGTCGGCGAGGACAAGTTCTCCGACAGTTTTGTTGACGAGGCCCGCGCGGTGCGCGTGAACAACTCCAGCACGCAGGTCTACATCGCGCTGAAGCCCGACGATCCGCTCGAAGAATCGACGGGCGACCTCTTGTTCACCTCGACGGCTCCGACGTTCAACACCGAGCAGCTCCTCTCGCGCGACATCACCAGCCGCACCTACTCGATGTACTACCCCGGGACGCGTCCCGAGGGCCGCCCGCAGAAGCTGATTGTCAGCAGCACCAACGCCCGTTGGGAAGACTGGGCCGGCCTCTCCGAGGAAGAGTACCAAGCGAGTAAGCGTGACCTCTGCGAGACGACGCTCGACGCGCTCGACAAGTACGTCCCCGACGTGCGTAGCCGGGCCGTCCACGTCGAGGCCTCGACGCCGCGGACGTTCAACCACTACACGCACCACCTCAACGGCGCGAGCTTCGGCACGAAGTTTGAGGGCCTCGCCGTGAGCCGCGCCCTGCCGCAACAGATCGGCGGCCTGTACCACGCCGGCAGCGTGGGCATCATCATGTCGGGCTGGCTAGGAGCGATGAACTACGGCGTGATCGTCGCGAACGAAGTGGACAACCACCTGATGACCAACAGCAGCCACAGCACGGCGGGCGCCGAGGCCACGGTCGCCGCCGACATGGCGGCGGGTTAA
- a CDS encoding DUF5615 family PIN-like protein gives MKLLLDENLPHRLRPLIVGHDVATTAYMGWGGKENGELLALAAAAGFDALLTKDGNLHYQQSAQLPLSVVLLSAPSNKLDDIRPLIAALLKALENLTPKAVTVVK, from the coding sequence ATGAAGCTGCTACTCGACGAGAACCTCCCGCATCGCTTACGACCGCTCATCGTGGGACATGACGTAGCGACAACAGCCTACATGGGTTGGGGTGGGAAGGAAAACGGTGAGCTGCTTGCCCTGGCTGCGGCCGCCGGCTTCGACGCTCTGCTAACGAAAGACGGCAATCTCCACTACCAGCAGTCCGCCCAGCTGCCGCTGTCGGTCGTCTTGCTCAGCGCGCCGAGCAACAAGCTCGATGACATCCGCCCTCTGATCGCGGCGCTGCTCAAAGCTCTTGAGAACCTGACGCCCAAAGCGGTCACGGTCGTCAAATGA